A portion of the Chloroflexota bacterium genome contains these proteins:
- a CDS encoding TRC40/GET3/ArsA family transport-energizing ATPase: MAGIDKSMAQYVKDRPGLKYIFFGGKGGVGKTVMAGVTAMWFAQQGRKTMLASTNPVHSLSGLLDQNVFGQPTAVKGVPNLWAYEIDTKETIERSKADIKNKIQWFLKFAEISTQADQFVESATMNPAFEESAMFENMIELMFKDEYDVYVFDTAPTANARRLLGMSKVYSLWVNKMMKSRDEARSLREMLSFTKKKEEDPLMDYLISFRDRMAHAQKLLTDKALTSFFFVTLPEALPIAVIKRFINWFHDFGIPVGGVLVNMVIQKDQVLTSSPEFVRNRVAMQDAYMDQIWSDFNGQVRAVIPLLDNEVRGVKGLENFVKHTFVG, from the coding sequence ATGGCTGGCATTGACAAATCAATGGCGCAGTACGTCAAGGACCGTCCCGGACTCAAGTACATTTTCTTCGGCGGCAAGGGCGGCGTGGGCAAGACCGTGATGGCAGGCGTTACCGCGATGTGGTTCGCGCAACAAGGTCGCAAGACGATGCTCGCGTCCACCAACCCGGTCCACTCGCTCTCCGGCTTGCTCGATCAAAACGTATTCGGGCAACCGACGGCGGTGAAAGGCGTGCCGAATCTGTGGGCGTACGAAATTGATACGAAGGAAACCATCGAACGCTCCAAAGCCGACATCAAGAACAAGATTCAATGGTTTTTGAAATTCGCGGAAATCTCGACGCAAGCCGATCAGTTCGTCGAATCGGCGACGATGAATCCGGCATTCGAAGAATCCGCGATGTTCGAGAACATGATCGAGTTGATGTTCAAAGACGAGTACGACGTGTACGTGTTCGACACCGCGCCGACCGCGAACGCGCGGCGCTTGCTCGGCATGAGCAAGGTCTATTCGCTCTGGGTCAACAAGATGATGAAATCGCGCGATGAAGCGCGCTCGTTGCGTGAGATGCTCTCGTTCACCAAGAAAAAAGAAGAAGACCCGCTGATGGATTACCTTATCAGTTTCCGCGATCGCATGGCTCACGCGCAAAAACTACTCACTGACAAGGCGCTCACCTCGTTCTTCTTCGTCACTCTCCCCGAGGCGTTGCCCATCGCGGTGATCAAGCGATTTATCAACTGGTTCCACGATTTCGGCATCCCGGTTGGTGGTGTGCTGGTCAACATGGTCATTCAAAAAGACCAGGTGCTCACATCGTCACCCGAATTCGTGCGCAACCGCGTCGCGATGCAAGATGCGTACATGGATCAAATCTGGAGCGATTTTAACGGTCAAGTGCGCGCGGTCATCCCGCTTCTCGATAACGAAGTGCGCGGCGTCAAAGGGTTGGAGAATTTCGTCAAGCACACGTTCGTCGGATAG
- a CDS encoding radical SAM protein gives MNERLSQFAEHFIASTREYIFIRPEDRLLILRPNKTYHLNATATEMLHALYTRERVDADAVVREIAARYHAPLEQIENDLDKLLDSLRWMLQNKPTRGAAVRRTPFGSHAIKFPVLSEIALTYRCNNRCTFCYASAPDRAHDLPEMTTDEIKRIIDKIVTQAKVPTISFTGGEPTLHRDLPDLIAYAKSKQMRVNLITNGTRCANAEFVAELKRAGLDSAQVSLEAADEAVHNRIVANPRAYTQTVQGIRNLKAAGIHTHTNTTINQHNRDHLRGLIDFLAALGQEYLSMNMVIRTGNAVARKNSEFKIKNSDALPKAEGGFQNSKFDIQDSDARSNHEFRISNLEIGYRDIGQLVLELKKHSETRGLRFVWYSPVPYCLFNPAQHGLGSQSCAAADGLLSINPAGDVLPCSSFEQGIGNLLRDDFDAIWQTRTARYWRRKEFLPPDCRGCEMANLCCGACPLYWDEVGSFAEIENATPRRAPAWENAIWQAKRRWIGQVKGMGVS, from the coding sequence ATGAACGAACGGCTTTCACAATTTGCGGAACATTTTATCGCGAGTACGCGCGAGTATATTTTTATTCGTCCCGAAGATCGCCTGCTGATTTTGCGCCCGAACAAAACGTACCATCTCAACGCGACCGCAACGGAAATGTTGCACGCGCTTTACACGCGCGAGCGCGTGGATGCGGACGCGGTCGTGCGCGAGATCGCCGCGCGTTATCACGCGCCACTTGAGCAAATCGAAAACGATCTCGACAAACTGCTCGACAGTTTGCGTTGGATGTTGCAGAACAAACCGACGCGCGGTGCGGCAGTGCGACGTACACCCTTTGGCTCGCACGCGATCAAATTTCCGGTGCTGTCCGAAATCGCGTTGACGTATCGGTGTAACAATCGCTGCACGTTTTGTTACGCGAGCGCGCCCGACCGCGCGCACGACTTGCCGGAAATGACGACGGATGAAATCAAGCGCATCATTGACAAGATCGTGACGCAAGCCAAGGTACCGACGATTTCGTTTACCGGCGGCGAGCCGACCTTGCATCGCGATTTGCCGGATCTCATCGCGTACGCGAAATCGAAACAGATGCGCGTCAATCTCATCACAAACGGGACGCGCTGCGCGAACGCCGAATTCGTCGCCGAGTTGAAACGCGCGGGACTCGACTCGGCACAGGTGAGTCTCGAAGCGGCGGACGAAGCGGTGCACAATCGCATCGTCGCTAATCCCCGCGCGTACACGCAAACCGTGCAGGGCATTCGCAATTTAAAAGCGGCGGGGATTCACACCCACACGAACACGACGATCAATCAGCACAATCGCGATCACCTGCGCGGCTTGATTGATTTTCTCGCCGCCCTGGGTCAGGAATATCTTTCGATGAACATGGTGATTCGGACGGGGAACGCGGTGGCAAGGAAGAATTCGGAATTCAAAATTAAAAATTCGGATGCACTACCGAAGGCGGAAGGCGGATTTCAAAATTCGAAATTCGACATTCAAGATTCGGATGCTCGGTCGAATCACGAATTTAGAATTTCGAATTTGGAAATCGGCTACCGTGATATTGGACAACTCGTCCTCGAGTTGAAAAAGCACTCCGAAACGCGCGGACTGCGATTCGTGTGGTACTCGCCGGTGCCGTACTGTTTGTTCAATCCCGCGCAACATGGGCTGGGTTCGCAATCGTGCGCGGCGGCGGACGGTCTGCTCTCGATCAACCCGGCGGGCGATGTTCTGCCGTGCTCCAGTTTCGAGCAAGGCATCGGCAATTTACTGCGCGACGATTTCGACGCGATTTGGCAGACGCGCACGGCGAGATATTGGCGGCGCAAAGAATTTCTGCCGCCCGACTGTCGCGGGTGCGAAATGGCGAATTTGTGTTGCGGCGCGTGTCCGCTCTACTGGGACGAGGTGGGCAGTTTTGCGGAAATCGAAAATGCGACACCGCGTCGCGCGCCCGCGTGGGAAAATGCGATCTGGCAAGCCAAGCGCCGTTGGATCGGTCAAGTGAAAGGAATGGGAGTGTCATGA
- a CDS encoding TRC40/GET3/ArsA family transport-energizing ATPase: MSLKDVFQQNPDRRYIMFGGKGGLGKTTFSAATAYWLASQGHKVLVFSVDPQASLTDIFQKDIFGKGAVKIMDNLWAQEIDADSHIKNYQNEIRKKILDMYGFDKVPDEIEDYIQAASAEPAMEESAIFDAVVDIMVEGQYDYYIYDLVPLGHALYYLSMAKVYDEWINKITKLREEMREYETMVSRIKREKETDEDKILGELLYIKKRINASSQILTDKVKTAFFFVVVPEEMIILDTQKAAELFAKFDVPIAGYIVNRVLPPELRNQVVPAYLHNRLQMQSGYMDKIKETLGDQVRGYVPEMERDVTGLAMIEKLAKIMYG, encoded by the coding sequence ATGTCACTCAAAGATGTTTTTCAACAAAATCCCGACCGTCGCTACATCATGTTCGGCGGCAAAGGCGGTCTGGGGAAAACGACGTTTTCCGCCGCCACCGCGTACTGGCTGGCGTCGCAAGGGCACAAGGTGCTCGTGTTCTCCGTAGACCCGCAAGCCAGCTTGACCGATATTTTCCAGAAAGATATTTTTGGCAAAGGCGCGGTCAAGATCATGGACAACCTGTGGGCGCAAGAGATTGACGCCGACAGCCACATCAAGAATTACCAGAACGAAATCCGCAAAAAGATTCTCGACATGTACGGCTTTGACAAAGTGCCGGACGAAATCGAGGATTATATCCAAGCCGCGTCCGCCGAACCGGCGATGGAAGAGTCCGCGATCTTTGATGCAGTCGTGGACATTATGGTCGAGGGGCAGTACGATTACTACATCTACGACCTCGTGCCGCTTGGACACGCGCTGTACTATCTCTCGATGGCTAAAGTGTACGACGAGTGGATTAACAAGATCACCAAACTGCGCGAGGAAATGCGCGAGTACGAAACGATGGTGTCGCGCATCAAACGCGAAAAGGAAACCGACGAGGACAAGATCCTCGGCGAGTTGCTGTACATCAAAAAGCGCATCAACGCGTCGTCGCAGATCCTTACCGACAAGGTCAAGACCGCGTTCTTCTTCGTCGTCGTGCCGGAAGAAATGATCATTCTCGATACGCAAAAAGCCGCCGAGTTGTTCGCGAAATTCGACGTGCCGATTGCCGGGTATATCGTCAACCGCGTGTTGCCGCCCGAACTGCGTAACCAAGTCGTGCCGGCGTACTTGCATAATCGCTTGCAAATGCAGAGCGGTTACATGGACAAGATCAAGGAAACGCTGGGCGACCAAGTGCGCGGTTATGTGCCCGAGATGGAACGCGACGTCACTGGCTTGGCGATGATCGAAAAACTCGCCAAGATCATGTACGGGTAG
- a CDS encoding Eco57I restriction-modification methylase domain-containing protein, whose product MNNLVGQTYVNSAPKPDASMELFKTIWTLRGRLLGSDSAQAAQTEAGLICRILFVRFLDEAGFFGKTGFPFESLTNSVPDSSPLDFLNDQLTLGSLLNPRSIKREGIAELASEIMPRYRFSLLPDNSHSATDSKPVVKSWVLGYIYERWIDNRKTGSYFTADALAYSIVTHALEEWLEVKYQNQFDHSEHLRSVLHVWETGTPLDNHHAREIQQWLEHVLEEIRLVDLSMGGGAFLVAALQALHRLRLFCRSSLSTSPTEHTTLVRHILSHNLYGVDIMPTAIHIAKMRLWLASLELIGIVASENLPALPNLVHGDALVALKQSTHTTQSTFLVEESADPLQAFLTARGGFDICVGNPPFIALSQRNHVTEKRAFIENWNKRHPEYELRTTSDLSNFFILQGADLLRPNGVLAYITSRNFFDTRYGKPIRRFLTQQVELRHLYTLHDHPFTQQGLKVKANTVILSLVRRTPLTPLRFQDLTVWNEPLSDEHGHVIDRDELARSANWTQTLFQDPLRSEIERRCPKKISDYSIARMGIKSGDNEFFLLRIDSDLFPQVAREESANIFIKVVRNSRDVRGCVLPSTTQYRLLNLREKIAQVERGFSTNRLKGVAKYIHQHGVAYACPQCQARAVEEHKQHPELYPHRGMCAQCPECRKHHNPCDRPVDRLSNQGHRPEWYTLSLSKPPAIAVQCIVDTEIGVFWNSARVYATDQFQTIDECSDEETTKLVYLFLCSRLARFLLEGYALHRARYDGSFMLKIQVNHLQDLPCPDFGPISPTVKQGLLQLFDRIISVRDRRSEQAKQLMNELDRVFLQILGYPIDTIDATQIQLATSLEKAVLFRWTKTRTRSNIKSDDEENHGTFAGGNQDLNPGLSSIRAFDPDQKSTRASGQQQVVGERC is encoded by the coding sequence ATGAATAATCTAGTTGGTCAAACCTACGTCAATTCTGCGCCCAAGCCGGACGCCTCAATGGAGTTATTCAAAACGATTTGGACTCTGCGGGGTAGGTTGCTTGGGTCCGATTCAGCTCAAGCCGCACAAACCGAAGCAGGTTTGATCTGCCGAATTCTGTTCGTGCGTTTTTTGGATGAGGCAGGGTTTTTCGGCAAGACAGGATTTCCATTCGAATCGCTTACAAATTCTGTTCCCGATTCTTCACCACTGGATTTTCTAAATGACCAACTGACTCTGGGTTCATTGCTTAATCCACGTTCTATCAAACGTGAAGGCATTGCTGAACTGGCTAGTGAGATAATGCCGCGCTACCGTTTTTCGCTTCTACCAGATAATTCACATTCCGCAACGGACTCCAAGCCGGTAGTAAAAAGTTGGGTGCTGGGTTACATTTACGAACGTTGGATTGATAACCGCAAAACCGGTTCTTATTTCACGGCGGACGCACTTGCCTATTCAATTGTGACCCACGCGTTGGAAGAATGGCTGGAAGTAAAGTATCAGAACCAATTTGATCATTCCGAGCATTTGCGCTCCGTTTTGCACGTATGGGAAACGGGTACACCTCTCGACAATCATCACGCGCGAGAAATACAACAATGGCTTGAACATGTCCTCGAAGAGATTCGTTTGGTTGATTTGAGTATGGGCGGGGGCGCATTTCTCGTCGCGGCGCTGCAGGCGCTCCACCGCTTGAGACTATTCTGCCGCTCCTCGCTTTCCACTTCGCCAACAGAACACACGACATTGGTCCGACACATTCTCAGCCACAATCTTTATGGCGTGGACATTATGCCGACCGCCATTCACATCGCCAAAATGCGATTGTGGTTGGCGAGTCTGGAATTGATTGGGATCGTCGCTTCGGAGAACTTGCCGGCATTGCCCAATCTCGTTCACGGCGATGCGCTTGTTGCATTGAAGCAATCCACTCACACTACGCAGAGCACTTTTTTGGTCGAGGAATCCGCCGATCCACTCCAGGCATTTCTTACGGCGCGTGGCGGTTTCGATATTTGCGTTGGCAATCCGCCCTTTATCGCGTTAAGCCAGCGCAATCATGTTACGGAAAAACGCGCGTTCATCGAAAACTGGAACAAGCGGCATCCAGAGTATGAATTGCGCACCACTTCGGATCTAAGTAACTTTTTCATTTTGCAAGGCGCTGATCTGCTTCGCCCGAATGGAGTTTTAGCGTACATTACCTCCCGCAATTTTTTTGACACCCGCTATGGCAAACCGATTCGCCGGTTCCTAACGCAACAAGTCGAATTGCGCCATCTCTACACCTTGCATGACCATCCATTTACGCAACAGGGTCTAAAGGTTAAAGCCAATACTGTCATTCTTTCGCTTGTGCGGCGGACACCGCTAACACCCTTGCGGTTCCAAGATTTGACCGTCTGGAATGAACCGTTGTCCGATGAGCACGGGCATGTTATAGATCGTGATGAACTGGCGCGTTCCGCCAATTGGACACAGACGCTTTTTCAAGACCCACTGCGTTCTGAGATAGAACGCCGTTGTCCCAAAAAGATCAGTGATTATTCTATCGCGCGGATGGGTATCAAATCGGGCGACAACGAGTTCTTTTTACTACGGATTGATTCGGATTTGTTTCCGCAAGTAGCGCGTGAAGAGTCGGCAAATATTTTCATCAAGGTTGTACGGAATTCGCGCGATGTGCGTGGATGTGTGTTGCCGTCTACGACGCAGTACCGTTTATTGAACCTGCGCGAAAAAATTGCCCAAGTCGAGCGCGGTTTTTCGACGAACCGACTAAAGGGAGTTGCTAAGTACATCCATCAGCACGGAGTCGCTTACGCTTGCCCGCAATGCCAAGCGCGTGCAGTGGAGGAACACAAACAGCATCCTGAACTTTATCCACATCGAGGAATGTGCGCCCAGTGCCCAGAGTGTCGCAAACATCATAATCCATGTGATCGTCCGGTGGACCGTTTGTCGAATCAAGGTCATCGCCCAGAATGGTACACGCTATCTCTGAGCAAGCCACCGGCAATCGCGGTGCAGTGCATCGTGGACACCGAGATCGGAGTTTTCTGGAATAGCGCAAGGGTTTACGCTACCGATCAGTTCCAAACGATTGACGAATGTTCGGACGAAGAAACCACCAAACTGGTTTACCTGTTTTTGTGTAGTCGTCTCGCGCGGTTTCTTTTAGAGGGATACGCATTGCACCGGGCGCGATACGATGGAAGTTTCATGCTCAAGATTCAGGTCAACCATCTCCAGGATTTGCCTTGCCCGGATTTTGGACCAATCAGCCCAACCGTCAAGCAGGGTTTGCTCCAGTTGTTTGATCGTATCATTAGTGTACGGGATCGTCGCTCAGAACAAGCCAAACAACTGATGAATGAGCTTGATCGTGTGTTCTTGCAAATTCTTGGGTACCCAATAGACACAATTGATGCAACTCAGATCCAACTCGCAACTTCGCTAGAAAAAGCGGTCTTGTTTCGATGGACCAAAACACGCACGCGCAGTAACATCAAATCTGACGACGAGGAGAATCATGGAACTTTCGCTGGAGGAAATCAAGACCTTAATCCTGGACTATCTTCGATCAGGGCGTTCGATCCGGATCAGAAATCCACAAGAGCGTCAGGGCAACAGCAAGTTGTGGGAGAAAGATGTTGA
- the topA gene encoding type I DNA topoisomerase has translation MADSKLQVAKKRSAIRQSPSATGKLVIVESPAKARTVGKFLGGGYRVRASIGHIRDLPQKQMGVDIEHDFRPHYVITPKKKDVVKELRELAGNASEVFLATDPDREGEAISWHLAAALDHALDGKPVHRVEFHEITRDAIDHAFAHPRTINQPLVDAQQARRVLDRIVGYTISPLLRKKINTKNLSAGRVQSVAVRLVVEREREIQAFVSVEYWSIEAELAKQSTVQLSNDQTFRAKLIKVGDKDFECHTGDDALKLKEILEQCAYRVLDVRRKDERRNPTPPFITSTLQQEASRKLGFNAKRTMATAQRLYEGVNVGEGSVGLITYMRTDSTNIAESAGKEAWAYIKEKFGDAYLPPTPRIYKKKVAGAQEAHEAIRPTSAFREPNAIKEFLELDQFKLYDLIWKRFIASQMASAIFDTTAVDIGASQNANSKLPMADGKTESPIVNHQPFANRGQPDFLFRANGSILKFPGFLAVYREGKDDANDEDETNRKLPPLERDEPLDLLGIFPEQHFTEPPPRFTEATLIKALEANGIGRPSTYAPILSTIQERGYVDRMPDRKLKPTDLGFIVNDLLVKHFPNEVDVQFTAQMEERFDKIADGEANWVQVLRDFYAPFKATLDRAANEMPNVALPVETTNEVCDKCGAPMVVKRGRFGKFLACSRFPECKGTRNLSAGGGSANTGVQCPECKQGQIVEKKSKKGRVFYSCNRYPDCKFALWDMPAPTPCPRCGSLMTLKGKNTVKCTKCDYIGQAT, from the coding sequence ATGGCAGATAGCAAATTACAGGTCGCGAAAAAGCGATCTGCTATTCGCCAGTCGCCATCCGCCACCGGCAAGCTCGTCATCGTCGAATCGCCTGCCAAAGCGCGCACCGTCGGCAAGTTTCTCGGCGGTGGGTATCGCGTGCGCGCGTCCATCGGGCACATTCGCGACTTGCCGCAAAAGCAAATGGGCGTGGACATCGAACACGATTTTCGTCCGCATTACGTCATCACGCCGAAGAAGAAAGACGTAGTTAAGGAACTAAGGGAACTCGCGGGAAATGCGTCCGAAGTTTTTCTCGCGACGGACCCCGACCGCGAGGGCGAAGCGATTTCGTGGCATCTCGCCGCCGCGCTCGACCACGCGCTCGATGGCAAGCCGGTGCATCGCGTCGAGTTCCACGAAATCACGCGCGACGCGATTGACCACGCGTTTGCCCATCCGCGCACGATCAATCAGCCGCTCGTGGACGCGCAACAAGCGCGCCGCGTGTTGGATCGCATCGTCGGGTACACGATTTCACCGTTACTCCGCAAAAAAATCAACACGAAAAATTTGAGCGCGGGGCGCGTCCAATCCGTCGCCGTGCGGCTCGTCGTTGAACGCGAGCGCGAGATTCAAGCGTTCGTGTCAGTCGAGTACTGGAGCATCGAAGCCGAGTTGGCGAAACAGTCAACCGTCCAACTATCCAACGACCAAACTTTCCGCGCGAAACTAATCAAGGTTGGCGATAAAGATTTCGAGTGCCACACCGGTGACGACGCACTCAAGTTAAAAGAGATTCTCGAGCAGTGCGCGTATCGTGTGCTCGATGTGCGGCGCAAGGACGAACGTCGCAATCCGACGCCGCCGTTCATCACTTCGACACTTCAACAAGAGGCATCACGTAAACTGGGTTTCAACGCCAAGCGCACGATGGCAACCGCGCAACGTTTGTACGAAGGCGTCAACGTCGGCGAAGGCAGCGTCGGCTTGATTACGTACATGCGGACGGATTCGACGAACATTGCGGAGAGCGCGGGCAAAGAAGCGTGGGCGTACATCAAGGAAAAATTCGGCGACGCGTACTTGCCGCCGACGCCGCGCATCTATAAGAAAAAAGTCGCGGGCGCGCAAGAAGCGCACGAAGCGATTCGTCCGACGAGCGCGTTCCGCGAGCCGAACGCGATCAAGGAATTTCTCGAACTTGATCAATTCAAACTGTACGACCTGATCTGGAAGCGTTTCATCGCGTCGCAAATGGCAAGCGCGATTTTCGATACGACCGCGGTGGACATTGGGGCAAGCCAAAACGCGAATAGTAAATTGCCAATGGCAGATGGCAAAACCGAATCTCCGATTGTAAACCATCAGCCATTCGCCAATCGCGGTCAGCCAGATTTTCTCTTCCGCGCCAACGGCTCGATTCTCAAGTTCCCCGGTTTCCTCGCGGTCTATCGCGAAGGCAAGGACGACGCGAATGACGAGGATGAAACGAATCGCAAACTGCCGCCGCTTGAACGCGACGAGCCGCTCGATTTGCTCGGCATTTTTCCTGAGCAACATTTCACCGAGCCGCCGCCGCGTTTCACCGAAGCGACGCTCATCAAGGCGCTCGAAGCGAATGGCATCGGTCGTCCGTCCACCTACGCGCCGATTCTCTCGACGATTCAGGAACGCGGTTACGTTGATCGAATGCCGGACCGCAAACTCAAGCCAACCGACCTGGGTTTCATCGTCAACGATTTGCTCGTCAAACACTTTCCAAACGAGGTGGACGTACAGTTCACCGCGCAGATGGAAGAACGTTTCGACAAAATCGCGGATGGCGAAGCGAACTGGGTGCAAGTTCTGCGCGATTTCTACGCGCCGTTCAAAGCGACGCTCGACCGCGCGGCAAATGAGATGCCGAATGTCGCGTTGCCGGTCGAAACGACGAACGAGGTGTGCGACAAGTGCGGCGCGCCGATGGTCGTCAAGCGCGGACGCTTTGGCAAATTTCTGGCGTGCTCGCGCTTTCCCGAATGTAAAGGCACGCGCAATCTTTCGGCGGGCGGTGGCAGCGCGAACACCGGCGTGCAATGTCCCGAATGCAAACAGGGACAAATCGTCGAAAAGAAATCGAAAAAGGGTCGCGTGTTTTATTCGTGCAATCGCTATCCCGATTGCAAGTTCGCACTGTGGGACATGCCCGCGCCCACGCCCTGCCCGCGTTGTGGTAGTCTGATGACGCTGAAAGGCAAGAACACCGTCAAATGTACGAAATGCGATTACATTGGTCAAGCAACGTAG
- a CDS encoding DUF2207 domain-containing protein — MKKIFAALILASALGASLALIALAAPTLTSVHSQVTILSDGKLNVRYQLVFFENEPRNQITTFGPLDPQHQIADATLDDARGSSRVTLTSLGDNKYRANFALTTEPGKTYTFTVRYRVERALDTTRRDGADYRVVNWSPPQWGLPIGEQTITFIAPIELPANITQPEHVTQDIVRQAGIVEDSASKSSFDRWIYYPTPDLASGKNYLSIFTSKKNIPVEGKLTARLYIPARYFAALQADTNATRAPVAPATQPTSAPVEIDATWVLAMVGAVFVAIGGFIALIFGFLMYRGARPRREPVVYQPPEIEIETFEKPGKVPDLDAIEAALYVGNNTKVITLIVLSLVERGALEIVNRKPLQLAVIDATKAANDYERVLVTGIADDGTIPADAQTKIIAAVSAQLATKIWNADPRATRKAYQQRADDAWRDYERATPTHRPVIVQHNYPWIFLSHDYRPLEESGGASAGGSSSRERETLPPLVAGAHQLASVFEGIAGNATRQMEQVAATLTGGAPKEGTPEQVGYSACHSACHSACHSACVHDACHSACVHSNCHDACHSACNCHSACHSACHSACVSKF; from the coding sequence ATGAAGAAAATTTTCGCCGCGCTAATCTTGGCGAGCGCGCTCGGCGCGTCACTCGCGCTGATTGCGCTCGCCGCGCCGACGCTGACGAGCGTTCACTCGCAAGTGACGATTCTCAGCGACGGCAAGTTGAATGTACGTTATCAACTCGTCTTTTTCGAGAACGAGCCGCGCAATCAAATCACCACGTTCGGTCCGCTCGATCCGCAACATCAAATCGCCGACGCAACGCTCGACGATGCACGCGGCAGTTCGCGCGTGACACTCACGAGTCTCGGCGACAACAAATATCGCGCGAACTTTGCGCTCACGACCGAGCCGGGGAAAACGTACACGTTCACCGTGCGCTATCGCGTCGAGCGCGCGCTCGACACGACGCGGCGCGACGGCGCGGATTATCGCGTCGTGAATTGGTCGCCGCCGCAGTGGGGGTTGCCAATTGGCGAACAGACGATCACGTTCATCGCGCCGATTGAATTGCCCGCGAACATCACGCAACCGGAACACGTGACCCAGGACATCGTGCGCCAAGCCGGCATCGTCGAGGACTCGGCGAGCAAATCGTCGTTCGACCGCTGGATTTACTATCCGACGCCCGACCTCGCGAGCGGCAAAAATTATCTTTCGATTTTCACGTCGAAGAAAAATATTCCGGTCGAAGGCAAACTCACCGCGCGCTTGTACATTCCCGCGCGCTACTTTGCCGCGCTCCAAGCCGATACGAATGCGACGCGCGCGCCCGTCGCGCCGGCGACGCAACCGACCTCCGCGCCGGTCGAAATAGATGCAACCTGGGTTCTCGCTATGGTCGGGGCGGTCTTTGTCGCCATCGGCGGATTCATCGCGCTCATCTTTGGTTTCCTGATGTATCGCGGCGCGCGCCCACGCCGCGAGCCAGTCGTGTACCAACCGCCCGAAATCGAAATCGAAACGTTCGAGAAACCAGGCAAGGTGCCCGACCTCGACGCGATAGAAGCCGCGCTGTACGTCGGCAACAACACCAAGGTCATCACGTTGATCGTGTTATCGCTCGTCGAACGCGGCGCGCTCGAAATCGTGAATCGCAAACCGTTGCAACTAGCCGTGATTGACGCGACGAAAGCGGCGAACGATTACGAGCGCGTGCTCGTGACCGGCATCGCGGACGATGGGACGATCCCAGCGGACGCGCAAACGAAAATCATCGCGGCAGTGTCCGCGCAACTCGCGACGAAAATTTGGAACGCGGATCCGCGCGCGACGCGTAAGGCGTACCAACAACGCGCGGACGACGCCTGGCGCGATTACGAACGCGCCACGCCGACGCACCGCCCGGTGATCGTGCAACACAACTATCCCTGGATTTTCTTGTCGCACGATTATCGCCCGCTCGAAGAGAGCGGCGGTGCGAGCGCGGGCGGCTCGTCCTCGCGCGAGCGCGAAACGTTGCCGCCGCTCGTCGCTGGCGCGCATCAACTCGCGAGTGTGTTCGAAGGCATCGCGGGTAACGCAACTCGGCAGATGGAGCAGGTCGCCGCGACGCTCACGGGTGGCGCGCCGAAAGAGGGTACACCGGAGCAAGTTGGTTACTCGGCTTGCCACAGCGCGTGCCACTCGGCGTGTCACTCCGCGTGCGTCCACGACGCGTGTCACAGCGCGTGCGTGCATTCGAACTGTCACGATGCGTGCCACTCCGCGTGCAACTGTCATAGCGCGTGCCACTCGGCATGTCACAGTGCGTGTGTGAGTAAGTTCTAG